The following are encoded in a window of Variovorax paradoxus genomic DNA:
- a CDS encoding type VI secretion system Vgr family protein: protein MTTNFTSASLGGLMRAGTTQRERLLVLHTPLGENKLLAERLDGIESIDDGGFRFELTALSDDAHIELKTLIGQGVRLDLQTAQSRTELRPFHGHVSEAECVSSNGGMARYRLVIEPWMAFLRYRQDSCLFQHQSVFDIVDAVFGRYQSQGQLVPQWRWEIAQRDIYPVRGITTQYQESDFDFVARLLAEEGLYYWFEHATGKDGALGNHTLVIADHAGAFRANPQATIRFHRADASEREDTIQQWRGHRQLQTNSLAQHSWDYKSVSARPVQQQSRAAGQRTLHWSDDPGAYGWETSAQGERLLANALQALELRNKRFEGRSAVRTLAPATTFTLSGHEQHDKDSEQDRRFAVLAVRHIARNNFDEDLKTGIGERLGLPDIATELDAKVDSGNADAKADAVTHYRNEFTTVRAAIPYRPLSLDGHGQRIHPKPSVHGSQSAIVIGVGGTDAPVHTDRDHRIKVQFHWQRGSASSARQSRTDGQDNAPAADRLGAWVRVAASAAGDNWGQMSLPRVGQEVLVEFHHGDIDRPVVVAALYNGAGQVDAQHNQKSAGAAQSTGNAPAWFAGEGKGAKEHAHNAVFSGIKTQELSASQSGDGGYNQLVFDDTPGQGSTSLATTQASSRLHLGHHKQQDDNARGKGRGHGAELATTAQGAIRAGAGLLVSAYAQPNAKGAFMASREAQQQTKQAEELATSLAQSAQTQKAQIKGEGAPGDLPAIAALKHVAEVLEAKQEGGAAGSNNGSSGSDIKATEGGHGSVTAYSEPHLQFSAPMGIGFVTPKEVIAVSGQHTAIVASQDIDLPAQGQIAVSVAKGVSLYTVGAKAGEGSEPNQERGIALHAASGKVSLQSQTGATKIAGDKKVTISSTAKDVDVEAPKHVLLTSAGAYIKMEGSSIKIHAPGKVTFRGMHNFVGPQGDTSSNSVGQGELQGCPFKLASAGAAGVSAI, encoded by the coding sequence ATGACGACGAACTTCACATCGGCCTCACTCGGCGGGCTCATGCGCGCGGGCACCACGCAGCGCGAGCGCCTGCTGGTGCTGCACACGCCGCTGGGCGAGAACAAGCTGCTGGCCGAGCGCCTGGACGGCATCGAAAGCATCGATGACGGCGGCTTTCGCTTCGAACTCACCGCGCTGAGCGACGACGCCCACATCGAACTCAAGACCCTCATCGGCCAGGGCGTGCGCCTGGACCTGCAGACCGCGCAAAGCCGCACCGAACTGCGCCCCTTCCACGGCCATGTGAGCGAGGCCGAGTGCGTGTCGAGCAACGGCGGCATGGCGCGCTACCGGCTCGTCATCGAACCGTGGATGGCCTTCCTGAGGTATCGGCAGGACAGTTGCCTGTTCCAGCACCAGAGCGTGTTCGACATCGTCGATGCCGTGTTCGGGCGCTACCAGAGCCAGGGCCAGCTCGTGCCGCAGTGGCGCTGGGAGATCGCGCAGCGCGACATCTACCCTGTGCGCGGCATCACCACCCAGTACCAGGAGAGCGACTTCGACTTCGTCGCGCGCCTGCTGGCCGAAGAAGGCCTGTACTACTGGTTCGAACACGCCACCGGCAAAGACGGCGCCCTGGGCAACCACACGCTCGTCATCGCCGACCACGCCGGCGCCTTCCGTGCCAACCCGCAAGCCACCATCCGCTTCCACCGCGCCGATGCCAGCGAGCGCGAAGACACCATCCAGCAGTGGCGCGGCCACCGTCAGCTGCAGACCAACAGCCTCGCGCAGCACAGCTGGGACTACAAGAGCGTGAGCGCGCGCCCCGTGCAACAGCAAAGCCGCGCCGCGGGCCAGCGCACCTTGCACTGGAGCGACGACCCCGGCGCCTACGGCTGGGAGACCAGTGCACAAGGTGAGCGCCTGCTGGCCAACGCGCTGCAGGCACTGGAGCTGCGCAACAAGCGCTTCGAAGGCCGCAGCGCCGTGCGCACCCTGGCACCCGCCACCACCTTCACCCTGAGCGGCCACGAGCAGCACGACAAGGACAGCGAGCAGGACCGCCGCTTCGCCGTGCTCGCCGTGCGCCACATCGCACGCAACAACTTCGACGAAGACCTGAAGACCGGCATCGGCGAGCGACTGGGCCTGCCCGACATCGCCACCGAGCTCGATGCAAAGGTCGACAGCGGCAACGCCGATGCAAAAGCAGACGCCGTCACCCACTACCGCAACGAATTCACCACCGTGCGCGCGGCCATCCCTTATCGGCCGCTGAGCCTGGACGGCCATGGCCAGCGCATCCACCCCAAGCCCAGCGTGCACGGCAGCCAGAGCGCCATCGTCATCGGCGTGGGTGGCACCGATGCCCCGGTCCACACCGACCGCGACCACCGCATCAAAGTGCAATTCCACTGGCAGCGCGGCAGTGCGTCCAGCGCACGCCAGTCGCGCACCGACGGCCAGGACAACGCCCCCGCCGCCGACCGCCTCGGCGCCTGGGTGCGCGTGGCCGCCAGCGCCGCCGGCGACAACTGGGGCCAGATGAGCCTGCCACGCGTGGGCCAGGAAGTGCTGGTGGAGTTCCATCACGGCGACATCGACCGCCCCGTCGTCGTCGCCGCGCTGTACAACGGCGCCGGCCAGGTCGACGCCCAGCACAACCAGAAGTCAGCAGGCGCCGCCCAGTCCACCGGCAACGCGCCCGCGTGGTTCGCCGGCGAAGGCAAGGGCGCCAAGGAGCATGCGCACAACGCCGTCTTCAGCGGCATCAAGACCCAGGAGCTCAGCGCCAGCCAGAGCGGCGACGGGGGCTACAACCAGCTCGTCTTCGACGACACCCCGGGCCAGGGCAGCACCAGCCTGGCCACCACGCAAGCCAGCAGCCGCCTGCACCTGGGCCACCACAAGCAGCAGGACGACAACGCACGCGGCAAGGGTCGCGGTCACGGCGCCGAGCTGGCCACCACCGCGCAAGGCGCCATCCGTGCAGGCGCGGGGCTGCTCGTGAGCGCCTATGCGCAGCCGAACGCCAAGGGCGCGTTCATGGCGAGTCGCGAAGCGCAGCAGCAGACGAAGCAGGCCGAAGAACTTGCCACGTCGCTCGCGCAGAGTGCGCAGACGCAGAAGGCGCAGATCAAGGGTGAAGGTGCTCCTGGTGATCTGCCGGCCATCGCTGCGCTGAAGCACGTGGCTGAAGTGCTGGAGGCGAAGCAGGAAGGCGGCGCTGCCGGATCGAACAACGGATCAAGCGGCAGCGACATCAAGGCCACAGAAGGCGGCCACGGCAGCGTCACTGCGTACAGCGAGCCGCACCTGCAGTTCAGCGCGCCGATGGGCATCGGCTTTGTCACGCCCAAGGAAGTGATCGCCGTGAGCGGCCAGCACACCGCCATCGTCGCGAGCCAGGACATCGACCTTCCCGCGCAAGGGCAGATCGCGGTAAGCGTGGCCAAGGGGGTGAGCCTGTACACCGTGGGCGCGAAGGCCGGAGAAGGCAGCGAACCGAACCAGGAGCGCGGCATTGCACTGCATGCGGCCAGTGGCAAGGTGAGCCTGCAGAGTCAGACCGGCGCCACCAAGATCGCAGGCGATAAGAAAGTGACGATCTCCAGCACGGCGAAGGACGTCGATGTCGAAGCACCCAAGCACGTGCTGCTGACCAGCGCGGGGGCGTACATCAAGATGGAAGGCTCGAGCATCAAGATCCATGCGCCGGGGAAGGTGACGTTCAGGGGGATGCATAACTTTGTGGGGCCGCAAGGGGACACCAGTAGCAACAGCGTGGGTCAAGGTGAGTTGCAAGGGTGCCCCTTCAAGCTCGCGAGTGCCGGGGCAGCTGGCGTCAGTGCGATATGA
- a CDS encoding T6SS effector BTH_I2691 family protein, giving the protein MSTTIPSGCDACNKSGLSLLLLRPSPIAINGALVPPGTEALQTDTSGLVPGFELNESRYVLRLLRAGYVHVHIPSPPKGMKEWLVYRVTENADLVEQSDPVFAQTPPPPACSNTAHNAAGMRLLHIPQAHKIPVIWIAYSANLWNEKIRKQNRANPDAMMEVDLAGGSTAGSFVPTAPNLRSRVLECALTNLNINKAKDHDFQFNSVASIVDSLADNLKRAAACHPKTVGKERAVVLRDPVGLAAELNALRLRFHELSQQYMLKPEIRQPFEVNRVIETLKGSLIADANERSLDAVSPLRTRTAYLASAPPAGTNWEALTAEQRAVLVQSATGDNWYSQILLAPYKRVFSNADLGRVVFPDQDVRAASWAKKESDEAWAKMDKYYDEGQRKRWQSTFEADMTRLYLEPLKRYEADWGIALKDGFFLRYFEQHFDEQDRNSRSEHVRSGCSAGSVYTREAWLSYTPEPLTGVLSKTFEAQIDADITKPDAIMLRAVVANQSNLSEQIASEKRDKVYDFMKGLIGEFTQAKTTGGQALSQGTAKAVSWLTNATLGFSAGLVSALAATAAQSAGAAFREVSPGAKSAIDAKMFARLERAQGMALIHRASEEALAAALQGKTPNVPVLMMVHFDPETARQIMKGRGQPVNKKTARQWAKQGRVSIGFITDATTISKLNVDPKIATRELAIQADVVRMQEQAYNLKSAAASGAASGAVLTLPVDKFMDIYEAQRTQIARAPQGMRGWLEQVGKNVKGSSTVAASREAVMSVDGRLAIGSMVVQGLGLLKALADYEKAGADADKKFDAVLSLADGASGFLGGFFELGAAGWEARLVLTQGAAATETSVMLAGLRGLAYGMGLAGNVVNAWIAYRLSEKLEKDGNVELSKIMQMSGALFGLGAAPLLLAAADQFAKAAIRRGLIAGGGLVTRQLAKIVAIRLGTAAVGLTFPGVGWAFTVVAVGQTIYVVVNTPTPFQTWLKSSYFGKPDSGERKRGNWSEEEAALKKMQADTPVPEEAKRA; this is encoded by the coding sequence ATGAGCACGACCATCCCAAGCGGCTGCGACGCTTGCAACAAGAGCGGCCTGTCGCTTCTCTTGCTACGACCAAGCCCTATTGCGATAAATGGGGCCTTGGTGCCACCGGGAACTGAAGCACTCCAGACCGATACGAGCGGCCTAGTACCTGGCTTTGAATTGAATGAAAGTCGCTACGTGCTGCGGCTGTTGCGTGCCGGCTATGTGCATGTCCATATTCCAAGCCCGCCGAAGGGGATGAAAGAGTGGCTGGTCTATCGTGTCACTGAAAACGCTGATCTCGTCGAGCAGAGCGACCCGGTGTTTGCCCAGACTCCTCCTCCTCCGGCCTGCTCGAATACCGCGCACAACGCAGCGGGCATGCGCCTTCTGCATATTCCACAGGCGCACAAGATTCCCGTCATATGGATCGCCTACAGCGCCAATCTATGGAACGAGAAAATAAGAAAGCAGAATCGAGCCAATCCAGACGCCATGATGGAGGTGGATCTTGCTGGCGGCAGCACGGCAGGAAGCTTTGTCCCGACAGCGCCAAATCTCCGTAGCCGGGTGCTGGAATGCGCGCTAACGAACTTGAACATCAACAAGGCGAAGGATCACGATTTTCAGTTCAATAGTGTTGCGTCCATTGTTGACAGTCTGGCCGACAACCTGAAGCGAGCAGCTGCGTGTCATCCCAAGACGGTGGGCAAGGAGCGAGCTGTGGTGCTGCGGGATCCGGTGGGCTTGGCCGCGGAACTGAATGCGCTTCGGCTCCGGTTTCACGAGCTGAGCCAGCAGTACATGCTCAAGCCCGAGATACGCCAGCCTTTCGAGGTCAATCGTGTCATTGAGACTCTCAAGGGGAGCTTGATCGCCGATGCCAATGAACGCTCCTTGGATGCGGTTTCTCCTCTTCGGACACGGACGGCATACCTGGCAAGCGCTCCTCCTGCTGGGACGAACTGGGAGGCGTTGACCGCTGAGCAACGTGCGGTCTTGGTGCAGTCGGCGACGGGCGACAACTGGTACAGCCAAATTCTGCTGGCTCCCTATAAGCGGGTATTCAGCAATGCAGATTTAGGACGCGTTGTATTCCCCGATCAGGATGTGCGCGCGGCTTCATGGGCGAAGAAAGAATCTGACGAAGCTTGGGCCAAGATGGACAAGTACTACGACGAAGGTCAGCGCAAAAGATGGCAGTCGACTTTCGAGGCTGACATGACACGCCTGTATCTGGAGCCCCTCAAACGCTATGAGGCTGACTGGGGTATCGCGCTGAAGGACGGGTTCTTCCTGCGCTACTTCGAGCAGCATTTCGATGAGCAAGATCGCAACAGCCGCAGCGAGCACGTGCGAAGCGGCTGCAGTGCGGGGAGCGTTTACACCCGAGAAGCGTGGTTGTCCTATACGCCGGAGCCTTTGACCGGTGTTCTGAGCAAAACGTTCGAAGCCCAAATAGACGCCGACATCACCAAACCTGACGCCATCATGTTGCGGGCTGTGGTTGCGAATCAGTCGAACCTGAGCGAACAGATTGCTTCCGAGAAGCGGGACAAGGTTTACGACTTCATGAAGGGATTGATTGGCGAGTTCACTCAGGCCAAGACTACCGGAGGGCAAGCCCTTTCACAAGGAACGGCTAAGGCCGTCTCTTGGCTAACCAATGCTACCTTGGGATTTTCGGCCGGATTGGTCAGCGCTTTGGCGGCGACGGCAGCACAAAGTGCCGGCGCAGCATTTCGGGAAGTCTCGCCTGGAGCGAAATCTGCAATTGATGCCAAGATGTTCGCTCGCCTGGAACGAGCGCAAGGGATGGCGCTGATTCATCGCGCCAGTGAAGAGGCATTGGCGGCTGCACTGCAAGGAAAGACCCCCAATGTCCCTGTCTTGATGATGGTGCACTTTGACCCTGAGACGGCTCGACAAATCATGAAAGGCAGAGGTCAGCCGGTCAACAAGAAAACTGCACGGCAATGGGCTAAGCAGGGGCGCGTGAGCATCGGGTTCATCACCGATGCAACCACCATCTCCAAACTGAACGTAGATCCCAAGATTGCTACGCGCGAGTTGGCGATTCAAGCCGACGTCGTGCGCATGCAGGAGCAAGCTTATAACCTGAAAAGCGCCGCGGCCAGCGGTGCCGCTTCAGGAGCGGTGCTTACGCTGCCGGTGGACAAATTCATGGACATCTATGAAGCGCAACGCACCCAGATCGCTCGGGCGCCTCAAGGTATGCGTGGGTGGTTGGAGCAAGTCGGGAAGAATGTGAAGGGAAGTAGCACTGTGGCAGCCTCCAGGGAGGCTGTAATGTCCGTCGACGGGCGACTGGCCATCGGGAGCATGGTTGTTCAAGGCCTTGGATTGCTCAAGGCGTTGGCCGACTACGAGAAGGCAGGAGCCGACGCAGACAAGAAGTTCGATGCTGTCTTGAGTCTTGCGGACGGGGCGTCTGGATTCCTAGGCGGCTTTTTCGAGTTGGGGGCGGCGGGCTGGGAAGCTCGACTGGTGCTGACACAAGGCGCGGCGGCTACCGAGACCAGTGTCATGCTGGCGGGACTACGTGGCTTAGCCTACGGTATGGGTCTGGCTGGCAATGTGGTAAACGCGTGGATTGCGTATCGCCTGTCTGAAAAATTGGAGAAGGACGGAAACGTAGAGTTGAGCAAGATCATGCAGATGAGTGGGGCGCTATTCGGTTTAGGTGCAGCACCCTTGCTCTTGGCTGCTGCAGATCAATTCGCAAAAGCCGCGATTCGCAGGGGGCTGATCGCTGGGGGCGGTCTCGTCACCCGGCAACTCGCAAAAATCGTGGCCATTCGATTGGGTACTGCGGCTGTGGGATTGACCTTCCCGGGCGTCGGATGGGCATTTACAGTGGTCGCCGTCGGCCAAACTATCTACGTGGTTGTCAACACGCCTACGCCGTTTCAGACTTGGCTCAAGAGCAGCTACTTTGGAAAGCCCGATAGTGGGGAGCGTAAGCGAGGGAATTGGAGTGAAGAAGAGGCTGCTCTAAAGAAAATGCAGGCCGATACACCAGTACCTGAGGAAGCTAAACGTGCTTAA
- a CDS encoding DUF6708 domain-containing protein, translating into MAPAIALLEDKEAAPNKVDAQALTGVLERFSKGKRASDTPSAMNNVATVFKDAIALQQAGASAQMRGFILMCALGAAGIEIWIVPKMLRLAAEILQTWPRHWFLAIEMAIALLFALVVFPRWILAFLSSDLFAPEDQPTVFDRKHRKVYRLFPPLDGSADTWWKRLRLQPIALQAIEYDWACIAAEHRSALASTGQTISRQHSLTLVVRDYRKPNEKEGRLLDEFDVGNSLGMGENTVPMLWEHIRRFMEDGGPGIPHGEQLQIFDRPRSLWQSMGVVGPFGPKLGWWWKTNRFPTILLLLLFPVTLPFFTVWALCNWISHMTMRKVIWPQEVLERVGRTLLVQKLP; encoded by the coding sequence GTGGCACCAGCCATCGCATTACTGGAAGACAAGGAGGCCGCACCGAACAAGGTTGACGCCCAGGCGCTTACTGGTGTGCTGGAGCGCTTCAGCAAAGGCAAGCGTGCAAGCGACACACCGAGCGCCATGAACAATGTGGCGACGGTTTTCAAAGATGCCATTGCGCTTCAACAAGCGGGAGCATCTGCACAGATGCGAGGGTTCATCTTGATGTGCGCACTGGGTGCGGCCGGCATCGAAATTTGGATTGTTCCAAAAATGCTCAGGTTGGCAGCCGAGATACTTCAGACATGGCCTCGACACTGGTTTCTTGCGATTGAAATGGCTATCGCGCTGCTTTTTGCACTCGTTGTTTTTCCTCGCTGGATACTCGCCTTCCTCTCTTCGGACTTGTTTGCTCCTGAGGATCAGCCCACGGTATTTGATCGAAAGCACCGCAAGGTCTACCGACTTTTCCCGCCGCTTGACGGCTCGGCCGACACATGGTGGAAGCGTCTTCGCCTTCAACCTATTGCACTGCAAGCGATCGAGTATGACTGGGCTTGCATTGCTGCTGAACATCGTTCGGCGCTGGCATCCACTGGCCAGACGATCTCTCGCCAGCACAGCTTGACGCTGGTGGTACGCGACTATCGAAAGCCGAACGAAAAGGAAGGCCGTCTGCTCGATGAATTCGATGTGGGCAACAGTCTGGGCATGGGCGAGAACACCGTGCCCATGTTGTGGGAGCACATCCGTCGCTTTATGGAAGATGGTGGGCCCGGCATTCCACATGGCGAGCAGCTTCAAATCTTCGACCGGCCCAGAAGTCTGTGGCAAAGCATGGGGGTGGTGGGGCCTTTCGGACCCAAGTTGGGATGGTGGTGGAAAACCAATCGCTTTCCGACCATCTTGTTGCTGCTTCTCTTCCCCGTCACATTGCCATTCTTCACCGTCTGGGCTCTGTGCAACTGGATCAGCCATATGACCATGCGCAAGGTCATCTGGCCGCAGGAGGTGCTTGAGCGGGTAGGGCGGACTTTGTTGGTTCAAAAATTGCCATGA
- a CDS encoding DUF6708 domain-containing protein — translation MKKLPEYNVLLPDWQGPETQFDDISEALRAMLNGTITRVAPEDKKQPVHESASTCDSLLAVHPHAIEVGAPSGTGEAVGNGNTYAVFFLGFMGFGAWFLWEGLMSSSAFFLASGSIIFAIGFFPFSFALRMSHLAPRDIPVVFNRKTREVSICVLGRLRFWRFWERVGIDKVITTSWDDLQARSYKIMQLTGEAARDTHVLRLLWGEARNPRKLEGIALIGYLGWYEDAALWRLWEHIRRYMEEGGPAIQPGESLRTSGAGKLPELPPEVIAAAGGPAFSVEEVARLANAAGVAA, via the coding sequence ATGAAGAAGCTACCCGAATACAACGTGCTGCTGCCGGATTGGCAAGGACCGGAGACGCAGTTTGACGATATCAGTGAGGCGTTACGCGCGATGCTCAACGGAACGATCACGCGCGTGGCACCCGAAGACAAGAAGCAGCCGGTGCACGAGAGCGCCAGCACTTGCGATTCGCTGTTGGCGGTGCATCCGCATGCCATTGAGGTTGGCGCGCCCTCTGGAACCGGGGAGGCGGTGGGGAATGGGAATACCTATGCGGTTTTCTTCTTGGGATTCATGGGATTCGGGGCTTGGTTTCTTTGGGAAGGATTGATGTCTTCGAGTGCTTTTTTTCTTGCTAGCGGAAGCATTATTTTTGCGATTGGCTTCTTCCCCTTCTCGTTCGCCCTGCGGATGTCCCACCTTGCCCCCCGCGATATCCCCGTCGTCTTCAACCGCAAGACCCGTGAAGTCAGCATCTGCGTGCTGGGGCGCTTGCGCTTCTGGCGCTTCTGGGAGCGCGTGGGCATTGACAAAGTGATCACCACGTCTTGGGACGATTTGCAGGCCCGCAGCTACAAGATCATGCAGCTCACCGGCGAGGCAGCCCGCGACACCCATGTGCTGCGCCTGCTCTGGGGAGAGGCCCGGAATCCGCGCAAACTGGAAGGCATCGCCTTGATCGGCTACCTCGGCTGGTATGAAGATGCTGCACTCTGGCGTCTGTGGGAGCACATCCGGCGCTACATGGAAGAAGGCGGACCGGCCATCCAGCCCGGCGAGAGCTTGCGCACCAGCGGTGCGGGCAAGTTGCCGGAGTTGCCGCCGGAGGTCATTGCAGCGGCTGGCGGCCCGGCGTTTAGTGTGGAAGAGGTTGCCCGGCTGGCGAATGCGGCCGGTGTGGCGGCTTAG
- a CDS encoding DUF6708 domain-containing protein yields the protein MGFLFFSFALRMSHLAPRDIPVVFNRKTREVSLCVLGRLRFWRFWERVGIDKVITTSGDDLQARSYKIMQLTGEAARDTHVLRLLWGEARNPRKLEGIALIGYLGWYEDAALWRLWEHIRRYMEEGGPPIQQGESLRTSGAGKLPELPPEVIAAAGGPALSVEEVARLANAAGVACALHRRSFAL from the coding sequence ATGGGCTTCCTCTTCTTCTCCTTCGCCCTGCGGATGTCTCACCTTGCTCCCCGCGACATTCCCGTTGTCTTCAACCGCAAGACCCGCGAAGTCAGCCTCTGCGTGCTGGGGCGCTTGCGCTTCTGGCGCTTCTGGGAGCGCGTGGGCATCGACAAAGTGATCACCACCTCGGGGGACGATTTGCAAGCCCGCAGCTACAAGATCATGCAACTCACCGGCGAGGCGGCCCGCGACACCCATGTGCTGCGCCTGCTTTGGGGCGAGGCACGCAACCCGCGCAAGCTGGAAGGCATCGCCTTGATCGGCTACCTCGGCTGGTACGAGGACGCTGCGCTCTGGCGTTTGTGGGAGCACATCCGGCGCTACATGGAAGAGGGCGGCCCGCCCATCCAGCAGGGCGAGAGCTTGCGCACCAGCGGCGCGGGCAAGCTGCCGGAGTTGCCGCCAGAGGTCATTGCAGCAGCCGGCGGGCCGGCGTTGAGTGTGGAAGAGGTTGCCCGGCTGGCGAATGCGGCTGGTGTGGCCTGCGCGTTGCATCGCCGCTCTTTTGCCCTATGA